The following nucleotide sequence is from Cucumis melo cultivar AY chromosome 1, USDA_Cmelo_AY_1.0, whole genome shotgun sequence.
GAAAATGATTGTTTAAAGGAGTAGATTCACACCACGATCTAGGTTCGAGGGGAAAACTTAGAATGGGGTgtgacataatatctaatttgattttatacttattcaattttcttaatttgtggTACACTCCGGGTCATTAAATAGGGACCTTTGGACATTTGGAAGGGGAAGAAAAAAATTGGTTTAGATCGAATCTCTATAGGGGGGATTTGTTTATCTCTACGAGGGAAAAAATTATTTGAACATAACTTTTATGAAAAAACTGAAGATAAATCTGTTGATATATCTCCTAAATTACTAAGGTTGATAGAGCAAGAGGAAAAGAAGACTATGCCATATCAAGAGACTTTGAAAGTTATCAATTTGGGAACACTAGAAAAGTGAAAGAAGTGCAAATTGGCACTTTGGCTTCAGAGCAGGATCAATCATATCTAGTGACCCTGTGTCACAAGTTCAAAGATATTTTTGCATGGTCCCACTAGAATAAGTCTGGTTTGGATATAGAGATTGTAACAGAACGAGTACCACTTAAACCAAAATAGAATGTGAGATCGATCGCCTGTAGAGATGTCCATTTGACTTGCAGGGTCGGGACCTTGTAGGGACCCGCCCTAAATGGGTCGAGGAATCCCCAAATACATGGGGAATGGGGGAGGGAGTAGGGAAATTTTTTTCTCTGTTGGCAACATGGGGCTGAGGACGGGGAATACATTCTCTGACCCGACCccgaacaaaaatataattaaatataaatataaatataatatttatttatttatttatttacttatttacttatttaataatatgtaaaagagtaaaaaaaaaaaaaagcctaatattttgattttctcttactttccttcttttctctaTTCCATTTCTCTccctaatttcatttctatgttgtgaacttttcttaaaaattatatgtatatgttgtgccttgttttgtgatttgtaaacttttcttaaaagaaaatgttttgTGTCTTCAAAACTATAATGTAATTAAAAACTTGGTTAGAATACTTATGGATTGATCTTTGGTTTTTTTGTAtggattttttaattttatggatGGAATTTTAAATGTATCTTCTAATagtttaatcttttttttttaataaacaaataagAAAATTGATAATATTCTATCGAAAATAAAACTACATTGGAAATGTATATACATTTTTAGGTAAATGTGgattgaaaaatgaaattaaactaaaaaaacgAGAAATATTTTCTCGTGGGGAACCCAATCCCTATGGAATCCCCGGGGGGAATCCTCGTCCCATTCCCTGAGAGAAAATTGGTGGGGATGGGGAATGGAATAGAGGTGGGGATGGGGACGGGGACGGGAGTGGCAACCTCGGCCCTGCCCCGCTCCATGGATCTTTAGTCCTTGGTTGGTGGTCGCATAGATAAAATGCTTAGATTGGTGGTTGCCTAGATAGAATGTCTagttgcaaaaaaaaaaaaaaaaaaaacttgttagATAAAGGTTGGGTCACAGAACACACCCGCTTTAAGACGTTTCACAGCTTTGCTTAAAGTGCAAATAATTCTTAATATTGTCACATCGCTGCACAATAAAACAACCTAATACTTGACTGGAGCTACACCAGATTCGATCAGAATACCAAATACTCGTGAATGACTTTGCatggaaaacaaaaataaacgAAGAAATTTAAAGAGAATTTTGTGTAATTAGTTTTTTGATGATATGAAATAGGACGATGAGATGGACTATATATAGAAGTAGGTTTCATAGCATATCAATGGCCATAAGAGCATTAACATCTCAACAATCATGTGAAAAAACATACTGCTTCAATGATCGATGTGTTAAGGGGTCAGTGCACTTCGACCCTCAACTAGTTACAAGATCTCAACACTCACCTCTCAACGCATTGCAAGATCTTAACGATTCGCCTCTCAATGCCTCaaagaaaaacttttgaatttttttattaattaaaaaataattatttaatgaaaaataaattattgtttttattatgCTATTTCTCACCTCACCATAATACACCTCACCCATTTGACGGACGGCGACAAGTGCGTGTAGAGATATCAACAAATCCACGTTTGTCAATCTCCTCATTTCCTCTAAAATAAGGATACTCCATGACTTTACTATGTTAAAAGGAGCTactgttgaataagaaattttgaatCAATCACAAATTTACCATgttatttacaaaattaatgacgaaaaatatacaaataattgaCAAATTCTGATGATGCCACATGTTTTCATTATAATcgttggatcaaattaattatttttgtccaattaaatattatttacttgggctaaagtttaattgagtttaatttaacccaaatgctaaatatgacccaaatccatgtggtTGAGTCCATAGGTCTGGTTCATAGACCAACTAGGCCCAAGCCCACTAGAGTACCCTATAAATAGAGAACTTAAATAGAGGAATTCTTTTTATTTGTGGGGGAGAAAATTTTTTACTCCAAAACATCCAGGAAGAATTCTCCCCAACTCCTGAAGCCAACCACCCTTGAAAATTGAAGTTCCTTTGAGGATTCAAACTTTCTTCCCCTTTGATGCTACAagaacttcaagaacatcacgtgttctgatttctcaaatcaagcataGGTATCCAATCGAGAGAGAATCAAATGATCAAATACTAGAGATCGAACTACATATGGCATCATAATCAATATCTCTGAAAACCACACCTCGTGTGAACAACTCAAACGATCAAATACTAAAGATCGAACCTCAACTCCACGAAGTATGTTTCTCCGAAAACATCGTTTGAACAACTACGTAGGAAGAATCTCAAACCATTTTAATTACCCTTATATCTTTTATGAATTTCGATACTACCTTTGATCTAGGGATTGTGACGTTTCGAGTGTCTGGTCCATTTGAAAGATAGTAGAAGCGACTTTTCGAATGCAATTGATGTTAACATAATGTTACTCTTTGAAATAAGATGCAATAGATTTCATTTGATTGCATTTGTTCATAATGGAGGTGACTACATTCATTGAATCGGTAAGATACATTGTTTCTTCGAATGTATTGAAATAACAAACATATTTAcctatttgaaaataataattgaaataacaaacatatttacttatttgaaaataataaatgttTATCTACTCATTTGAATTTATTTTCctgaattttttgttttttcaatttttttagaaataccTGTCGGAATCGatattttatcaatattttcatCTAACTTACGGTAAAATGAAGGGTTCGATATTTTCATTGACATCGATATTTTAAATCTTGGTTAATGGTTACAATATATCATTTCAATTCGtatgtttgaattttatttcaTATTCGCTAATTGTTTAACTTTAATCTTACATTCTCAATAAATTCTCAATAAATTTGTGTCGTTtagtaattattttgtttttgaaaattagatTTATAAAACACCactatttttttctctttggaaAAGAATTCAACTTTATATCCAAATCATGGTAagaaaggaagagaaaaaagattTGGTTTTCAAAAACCAAGAAAGATAAAATGATATGACTCCCAATCAAGGATTTAGgggccgtttgggggaagggttgggttatggtgggttagggttatgataaacctagtgttatgataaacctaagattataataagatgtgtttgggggaaaggttatggaggaagtgttatgataagatgtgtttgggggaagggttatgaaggaagtgttatgataatgttatgataagatgtgtttgagagaagggttatgtgggtaggattaaggaagagttgaagaagagttaaggaaaagttgaagaagggttaagaagtgttgaagaatgattgaggaaaagttgaaaaggggttaagaagtgttgaagaagggttgaggaagGGGTTAAGGAATTAAAACTAGTgttacataacccttcccccaaacgagggttggattacataaccctaacccccataatccaacccttctcccaaacgcTCCCTTAGAATTGAGGTTTAGTAACGGATGACAATGACATTTAAGAGACCTTGTAGATTGCTTTGTCCTCGCTCACGTATACATTATAGGAAAATTAAAAAAGGTCATGTAATAAAAGGTTACTTTAGGCTAAGTTTGCTCGAACTTGAAGTTCCAAAACACAATATTGGTATAAATAGTAgctttcaattcttttaattaccATATCCCTATCATTTAATAAACTCGGGCATTACAAATGACTATCAAGTGGGACTTTAATAGTCGGACTAAATAGAACTTTTATATTTAGTTTTGTTAAATAATACTTGTAATGttagaaaaaagagaaaaaagaaccaTGTGAATATTCGGAAATTATAATGAGGCTGCCAAATTATTAGTGTAGAGAAAGTAAGTTGAGGCCCAAGTCCTTCCAAACTTCAAACTTATGTGAACCACAAACCAACATCTTCTCTCCCACCAAACAAACtcaaaagaaaatactaaattaGATAGAAATTCAATGAAGTTAGAACAATGAGAGAATAACTCAAACTTTCAACTATTATTTTAATCAAATTCAAGTCCAACAATCCCGAGCAGGGGTTCCTTTCTTTTTCctaccaaaataattattaaaaaaaaaaaacaaaaaaaactatattaaCCTTTTTGGGTTCTCTTTTTCTCTCCCTTTTTAGCCATTATTACCAGAAACTAGAGCTTCAACTCTAAATTCAATGGCTAAAAATGAGAACACAAGAACTCCCCCCTCCccacccaaaaaaaaaaaaaaaaaaaaaaacaagaagaagaagaagaagaacaaaaatCTCTATATAACATAATCAGACCACTCATTTATGTGAGAAGTATGATCCATAGTGAAACTTGGAGTTTTATCCAACTTAATCGGATTCACTTTCCCGCCGATCAGCCTCGCCGGATTCCCTACGGCCGTCGTCCGCGGTGGCACATCCTTCAACACCACCGACCCAGCTCCAATCTTCGCTCCATCTCCGATCTTAATATTCCCCAAAATGCAAGTTCCAGCTCCGATCAAAACCCCATCTCCAATCTTCGGATGACGGTCACCGGAGTCCTTCCCGGTACCACCCAATGTCACATGGTGAAGAATCGAAACATCGTTTCCGATCACCGCTGTCTCGCCAACAACAACGCCCGTCGCATGATCAAGCAAAATCCCACATCCAATTTTCGCACCAGGATGAATATCAACAGCAAAAGCTTCAGATACTCTGTTCTGAATCAACATAGCCAAAACTTTCCTCCCTTCAGACCAAAGTTTATGAGCGATTCGATGCGATTGTACCGCTAAAAACcctttataattcagaaaacaCTGCACATAACTAATACAAGCCGGATCTCTTTCTTTAACCGCTTTCAAATCCCTAACCGCACATCGCAAAATCTCACCACCATCATCAGTTAAAACATCAGAAAACAATTGAAACAGAGTCGAACTGGGAAGACTAGAATTAGAGAGCTTAATGGAGAGATGGTTGGCTAGGGCTTTGTCCATGGAAGCATGTGTGAGAATAGAAGTGATGTAATAGTTGGACAAAATGGGTTCTTGTTCGACATCGGAACAAGCTTCCTGACGGATTAAGAACCAGAGATCGGAGTCAGAGGAAGGGGGGAGAAGAGAATCGTGGGTATTTTGGGGATTTGGGGAAATGGACAAGGAAGAAAGATGATCGGAGAAAGTGGGTCGGCAGAATTTGAGGATTTTGAGAGAGGAATTAGGGTCGGAGGAAAGGGGAAGACAAGCGGCGGCCATGGGAGAGAGATGAAGGTCGGGAAAAGGGGAGAATAAAGAGGAGAAATGGGGGATGAAGGACATGTGGAGGCGAGAGAGAGGTCTATATAAAGGAAGGTTCATGAATGGGGGAggagaaatgaaaattttcttgaGAAAAATGAGAGATTTTCCCGGAAAGTGAAATACCCGGTGATTGATTTTGATGAATGGATAATGATATCGCCGAAGGAAGTGGAAGAGAAGGAGATCAAATAGGAAtaatttaaaggaaaaaaaaaaagaaatatatgatatatatataatataaagaaaATGGGAAGATGATATTGGAATTTAAAATGTTTGATTATTTATGATTGATATTATTGTGGGTATAAATTTATGATGTCCACATATCAAATGATGAGAAAATTAGTTTTAGAGTTCATCTTGTATAAataggagagagagagaggggggcTTTTCAGAGAATTAACATAAATAAGGGGACTTTTTTTGTAATTGTGTAAATATAGGTTAAGCTAAGAGTTGAATTAATGCATAACTCAACCCATATAAATTGCACTATTTTATTTCATATCCATTCAACTGTGGAAAAAAGTGTGTAATTAATTTCAACAAGATACCAATTACTATCTTAActattgaattaaaaaaaacaaattattttctctcatatttaaatctaaatgatgtaTAGCTACATGGAATTTAAGCCTATTTTTATTAATGGTTTGATCAATTAAATAAACTTTCCATcaaataatattttcaaaagaaTATAATTTCAGGTCCATAATGATGTGTTAAGAAAATGACTCATGAAGAAAGTAAAGAGATTcataatgtttttgttttttagaagaaaaaaaaagaacaaatagaAGCAATAGTGTAACTCAAGTTTGGTTTGTGTAATAACTCAAGTTGGGATTTGgtcaaatatatttgataatcTCTTTGTCTATTTTTAGTGAAATACTCATCTATCTGAGGTTATATCCCTATCTCTCTAAAGTAGTGGACATAGACATTCACCTAAGAAATCATTTATTTACATTATTCtttaaacaattttatattACTGAACCCTTCCATaaccatttttaaaattgtttacaaccatattattacaaatatagtaaaataaaaaattggtCGGTTTAAACCAAAGCTTTATCTGAATTGATAATTAAATGTGTTGAGGATAGTTCAACTCTTTCCATCTCCAATTTATACTAGAAGACAAAAATTTTATTAggctaaattttaaaatattcttcTAAACTTTGAAATTGATGTCCAAAATACCATTATCCTTTTAAAAGTCTAAAAAATgctcttaaattttcaaatggggataataatatatatatatatatatatatatatatccttacggttacatttttctttcaaaaatatatttgaacTATTAAAAAGGTTCATAgataacttaatttttttttctaaaaaatactcttatttatttaatttttacaCTAAATTTTGTCGACACTcaaaataataaaccaaaattttaaagttaaaacataaatttccacaaattttcaaaataaatttttttctttaaaacatactaaaataatgattagtcaaataaaaaaaaaagtatatttgatacacacaaaactattaatatacAAATTTGTTAGATCATTTAAGTCAGAAAATTTCATTGTCCTTCTATTGTTCTTTTTATTCTTATCATAGTGcagttatttgtttttattattgaaGGGAGTAtagaaaaaataagaaaaattagaGAAGTTAGACAATATTAACGGTTTAAGTTTAAGATTATTACGTTTTAAGGAAAAATCTTTACTTAATTTCTTTTCGCAacattttacaaaattttatattttaatttaacaattttatttcatttgGGTCTTTTCAATAGTTTAAGTGTATTTCCATTCAAAACGAACTctaaaagtatttttaaaaccttttcgaaaatttaaaaatattttcaaaaaatttaaaaatttaaaaaagtttttaaCCCAAATTATGAAAGTTTAGTTACGTTTCTTATAATATAACGTTACATTAATGGATGAATGTTGGAGATTTGAAACTAATTTTGTGAATTACCCTGAGTTATATAGTAGTTATCATAATAGTGGGAATAAGgataaaacaaaattcaaccATTTAAATGAGTGTGAGACTCTtcaaaatatcataaatatgTGTGAGGTGTTTTCTTGTTCCAATTTAATTCTATAAAATTTTTCAATGAGGACACCAATAAATTTCAAATTGGTATCTTTccacttttttaaaatatagtttttaaattaaataaaaacttcaataataatcaaaatattcctttttctttccccAAAAAGTCTCTCAATTTTTAATaagaaatattaaaactatttaatttcaaatttaaaatatagaattttaaattaacaaattttgatATTCAAGTGATAAATATgtccaaattttttttataatataatgtaCAAAATTAGTagaaaatgttgcatatatTTGCCATATTGAATTAAAGTACTTTGATAGTTTAAAATATTGTTGGGCATTGCCTCATCACTTGCGAAACCAAGGAATTACTTGAGAGACTTGAAGTCTAGTTAGTCAAATATAGTAAAGACACAATGTGAGTTTGGTCAAATAAAGACAACTAAATATACAACATATGCTAGAGATGGTCACATCCGTACTTGATTTCCTAGAGATTCGAATCATTGTGTTtatcaaaatttcataaattgTTTATTATAATTGGGTTATGATAGTTTGTATTTGATGATCTAAATTTTAATGAACAATAGTCAGTTGTTAGAGAGAACAAAAACATCCATATATCTTCAAAATTATACAATTTGGTAAATGTTCTTGACTTCGCTTTCTTAACAATCCTTTTCTAAAACATGAGGACACTAAGTCTCCTCTCAAACAACTATTTATCTTACTTTTATTTAGGACAATTACTTTTCACTAGATCACATTGCTTATTCGATGTTGTGAGGATATCCACATACGAATATCAAACACTTTTGCATACTCTCTATTTATAAGATGGATGAGATACAACTCTCTCTCCTTGTCATTAGAATAAATAAGAAATCGGAAGCACCTCaatcaataaaaaattaattggtcTTAAGATGAAACctcatgatatatatttaatttggtATCAAAAGTCCATAAAACTCAAGTAGGTATTTGATACAATAAAAGAATTTGGGATTTGATCAAGCATAGTAAATCTAAAAGAGGCACATTCTTGAGAGGTCATGTCGAAGATTCCACattgaaaattaataataaatgtcTAGCAATAGGAAATATGACTCTAAAAACACTTATTATTAGGGACAACAAAACATTAATGTATTTCTCAACAATGTTTTTCCTATTGTCCATTTTTAAACATAATCCCCTCGTGGTTTTGCTTTTTGGTTtcacaaaaaattattataccaATGAAGAATTTATGATTTCCTCATTCTAACTTTAATTATATAGCATTGAATCTATTATATGACGCTTCAAATGACCAAATAGAGGGATCCTAAGGTCTAGAGGTGACACACCTTGGTGGGATTCAAAAGCAATGCTCCTAAACCTATTTATAATTCATACCTAACATATTTAATGCTTATTTACGATTATGATCCTAAAGTTAGAGAAATATATGTTACATAAACTTTCTAACTCTAGAGACACCTGCAATATTCTATTTTACGTAATATCTTCTCGAATAAAATTGATATCCCTTGGGTCAATCTTCTTTAACTTCTATGTTTTATTTAGTCATTAATCGGAGAAGTGATTGAGTAAATgtaagacttttttttttttttttttggtcacAATCCAAAGAAAAGGAATACTGATGTCATCTTGGACATCACATGacttgttttttctttatgaTTATTTAAAACCTTTTTAAAATAGAGTGAATATAAAAATATCTTTAGAAATAGGAATGTAGCTCATAGGGTCTTttattggggggggggggggagaaaaAGTGGGGGGTTACTATGGAAATATTGAATtgggaagaaaatgaaatgaaagGGAAATTAAAATTGGAAATGGAAAAGGTGAATGCATGGTTGAACAAAATCCActcaaattaataataataataattaataatattaagtTCTCCCCCACTTGTATACGCTTAGAATCGACATTGTGCAGTTGTAGTTCTTCCTTCACTATCCTCCAAACATTTGTCAATTAATATCCTTTCgaatctctttctttctttctcttcacaaacacacacacacacacacacacacaagaTTTCACCCTTTCGGATTTTGGAGGGCTAcaggttttttcttttaaccaTGACTATGAGTGTCGTTATTGGCACAACACAAACGGTATCATTACCCAGTTTTACGTTAGTTTAATTCTTATTtgttaattattcttttttcttttacaaaatcaaaattaattcaaaatagTATACTCAATATGTTAGTCTGACTCGATTTTTATGAGTTTACTTTACGACCTTCTTACTGGGCTCATTGGGCCTTCTACGACTGGATAATTAATTTTGAGTAATACATATTGAGggacaaaataattttaaacttattaaaaatacAGAATAAAAATAAACCATTAAAAGTATAAAGAGTAATTAAAAATATACAGACTAAATGGAATAAATAATATAGTATACTACTCAAAATTCTTTCTAATACTAAATTGAAATTATcattatattaaaaattaaagcGAATTACAATTATGATGagtacttttttttaaaaaaataataattaggtTGTTTGTTTGTAGTGTTAACACTGTGGGTTAGGTTAAACCTAACCCTCGTTTGGATGTAGagttatggaaaccctagttttagggtttccataaaccCGATAGGGTTTCCATAACCCGGTTTTATTCCTCAAAACTTTTCACTCTCTCTTTCAATCTGCCAAAAGATCTCCGTCATCACTTTCCCATTCAACTCGTCTTCACCCATTCCTTTAACCCGTGTTGGCTTTTCAATTTTCCTTCCATCACAGATccctcctttcttcttctttcttcttattatttcttcttcttctccctgtTTCCCTTCGATTCGGAGTTGAAATGGCATTGTATAGCATCGGTCGAGTTGAACCCCTTTAATTTCCGacgtttttcttcttcttctcctccctCTTTGCGTTTTTCCCTTTCAACAATGTCATTTTCGTATCTATATCTTTGTTCACCATCTCTCTCACTCTCCGAAACCTAAAACAAACTTGTTAAAGGCTTCGCCAAAAGGTTGTTCCTCCAAAACgtttgggtttagggtttatggaTTTCGTTGACCGATGGGGAGTATTCCTTGCCTCCGAAATCCTCAATCACATGTTCGATCGATGTTGTTCGTGGACATGCATGTTCAGGTTTAGCCCATTCAAAGTCGCCTTGCCGCTTCACTTGCCGATTTGTTGCTGGGTGTTCCCATTGCCGTTGggtatttataatttttaaccCCACCATGCCGTTttgaaattgcatattgaatgcGCATAAATCATTTGTTCTCGTAACGGGATATTATTATTTGTGCGATGTGGGTTATCCAAACGCGGCGGGATTCCTCGCCCCAAACAGAGGTCAAAGGAATcacttgcaagagtggcgtggcgCTGGAAATGCCCCAACCACTGCAAAGAAAtacttcaacatgaaacacTCATCTGCAAAAAATGTGATTGAGTGCGTGTTCATTCTTCTGAAGAGTCAGTGGGCAATACTTCGTGGAAGTCGTACTACCCCCTTCAAGTGCAGTGTCGCACCATCCTAGCATGTTTCCTACTGTACAATTTGATAAATAGAGGAATGATAAATTGTGAAGACATAGACGACGTTGATGAGGAGGACTCCGTGTACACGACGACCACTGTAGAAGACGACATTCAATATATTGAGACCACAAACGAGTGATCTTAGTGGTGGGACGAATTAGCTGAAGCGATGTTCACCGAATGGAAGTTGCGTAACGCATAGCTAAAACCATTTGAAAGTAGAATCCCTAGGTTTTATGGCAATTTAAATTACCTATACTCTTTATTTTGAATATCAAATGTATGCGAGCATGCTTTACATCAATGGGAAAATAGAAATTGTAATGATATGTCCTAATATTGTTTAGCATTTATTGTGTCTTTTGAATGTGGAAATTCGAAAATACTTGAGCATTGTACTTTGATTGATGATTATTTTTCGTAACTGTAGTTTGAAGTGGTTTTGTTTTTTATGTAGTCGCATCTTGTGGCGAAGGGCCTCTTTAACAAACCCTTTTCCTATTACGACGAACTTGCATATGTATTCGGAAGGGATAGGACAACGAGTCTCTTTGCAGAGACGTTTGCCGACGTAGGATCTAATGAGCCTGTCGGGTATGAGGGGTTTGACATGCCAGATGGAAATGGTATGGAGTTTCTATCCATGTATAGCTAGGGGATTGACATGTCCTAGGATGATGTACGTGCATCAAAACATGCTCATGCGTCAGACGGTAGGCCCGAATCAAGTAGATCCAAGCAAAAGAGGGGAAGCCAAGTGGGAGGGTGAGATTGAGATGATACATATGGTCCTGGAGTGTACGAATGACCAACTCAAGACCATTGTCGAGTGGCCTGTGCACGCCCTTGCCAATGAGACCTTTGTTGACTAGGAATTATTATGCCTATTCCATGAGATGTCCGACCTAAGCAATTTGGACAGGGCGTTGTGCCAAAGGCAGCTCATGCGCAATATGGACAACATGTGCGGTTTCGTAGAGATGACTGATGAAGAGAGGAAGAACTTCTGCAAAGTCCTCATACGAGATGCCTCGAGATAGTTTCTATCATTCCTTCACTAGCTTACTTGATTCCTTCACTAGCTTACTTGATGTTTTCTTACTTCACTTTGACCATGATTTGTACTGTTGtttgtcattttattttatgaatttttttcgTATGTACGATAGTTCGATGTGTATATGATTTCTACTGTGTTAtgcatttgttttgttttatgttcTAGTATCGAAATTCGGTTTAAGAAGTTTGGTTGAAATTTAGGCAATCTGTACAGCGTATTTGTAACAATTCGAAAAATATGGCATTTAAGTGCTACATAATAAGTAATTGAATTCACCAATATAAATATAGACGTATGCATTACATCACGTAATCAAAGATGTTAAAAACAAATGTACGATGCGATAGATAATTACAAATACGCAATAACTAgtttttatttacaaaaaatgacttaaaataaaattaatagaaTTTGTTAAgcaattattttgaaattgatCAACTGTATTTACTAATGcgaattggaaaaaaaaaattaataagtgtaaaaaaaattcataaccCTTCCCCTGAACTTATCTTATTCATAACATTATTATAactcttatcataaaactatcGTTTTCCCCCAAAGAAAGATTATGATAAaagtttatcataacactaactcTTCCATAACTTAATCATTTCTTCGAAGGGCCACGTATATATGGCTCAAATGTCAAATGGAGCTAACCATTattgtaaattattttaaaataaaaatataatatatctaatacatagttaatggactattataaaataaaatcctaccacaaatatttatttaaagtGGGAAGCTTTATTAATAAATAACACAAAGTAATGATTATAAACTTGAGTTTATTTAAGTGtttaaaaagaaaggaaaagcaATATATATGCGTCAAGAAACACTGAGTAATTGGAATTTTCCTAACAAAGACAAATTAGCCAATTTTGAAGCATTGAATCTATATAATATGATTAGAATTTGGGTTTGGAAACTTaatttggtaattaaattaaattaaattaaattaaattaatcaattTTGGTACCATGAATGTTTCACATATTTTTCTCTGTCCATTtcccaatttttttaaaaaa
It contains:
- the LOC103501225 gene encoding serine acetyltransferase 1, chloroplastic, whose product is MNLPLYRPLSRLHMSFIPHFSSLFSPFPDLHLSPMAAACLPLSSDPNSSLKILKFCRPTFSDHLSSLSISPNPQNTHDSLLPPSSDSDLWFLIRQEACSDVEQEPILSNYYITSILTHASMDKALANHLSIKLSNSSLPSSTLFQLFSDVLTDDGGEILRCAVRDLKAVKERDPACISYVQCFLNYKGFLAVQSHRIAHKLWSEGRKVLAMLIQNRVSEAFAVDIHPGAKIGCGILLDHATGVVVGETAVIGNDVSILHHVTLGGTGKDSGDRHPKIGDGVLIGAGTCILGNIKIGDGAKIGAGSVVLKDVPPRTTAVGNPARLIGGKVNPIKLDKTPSFTMDHTSHINEWSDYVI